The Nitrogeniibacter aestuarii genome has a window encoding:
- a CDS encoding c-type cytochrome, with amino-acid sequence MSRVEKSIPQRIQHVLLAFAGIALSASAFAVAPPAKDKTADTTAGQHRFEKLCVTCHGPSGDGAPGRAPKLQGRTDLTKAAIHDRIVTGKHGEHPMPPWGTVLDEKAIGELVAYVSWLGTQQGKVEHAGLAPFDLKDPERIEAGHKRFNKTCAGYCHGYEGVGGRAPDFKGRDDLTAEDMYQTIYHGREGADVMPPWGGALSDEIIWELVAYLQYLGTQPAE; translated from the coding sequence ATGAGTCGAGTCGAGAAATCTATTCCCCAACGGATTCAACACGTGCTGCTGGCATTTGCCGGCATCGCGCTGAGCGCATCGGCCTTTGCGGTCGCGCCCCCGGCCAAGGACAAAACGGCCGACACCACCGCCGGGCAGCATCGCTTCGAAAAGCTGTGCGTCACCTGTCATGGCCCGTCCGGTGATGGTGCCCCCGGTCGCGCACCCAAGCTGCAAGGGCGTACCGATCTGACCAAAGCGGCCATTCACGATCGCATCGTCACCGGCAAGCACGGCGAGCACCCCATGCCGCCCTGGGGCACGGTGCTGGATGAAAAAGCCATCGGTGAGCTGGTCGCCTACGTGAGCTGGCTGGGCACGCAGCAAGGCAAGGTCGAACACGCCGGCCTGGCCCCCTTCGACCTGAAAGACCCGGAACGCATCGAAGCCGGCCACAAACGCTTCAACAAGACCTGCGCAGGCTACTGCCACGGCTACGAAGGCGTCGGCGGCCGCGCACCCGATTTCAAAGGGCGGGATGACCTCACCGCCGAAGACATGTACCAGACCATCTACCACGGCCGTGAAGGTGCCGACGTGATGCCGCCGTGGGGCGGAGCGCTGTCGGACGAGATCATCTGGGAACTGGTGGCGTACCTGCAGTATCTGGGGACGCAGCCGGCGGAGTGA
- a CDS encoding IS110 family RNA-guided transposase — protein MDTVVLGIDVSKSKLDCVLLYSQGKTRHKVVGNSVEGLAMLEQWLDKHEVEMLHVCMEATGIYWELAAETMAKRSDCVVSVVNPAQIKAFGASRLVRTKTDKADAALIARFCTERRPEAWQPPSAQEQALRAMVLRLDALHGMRTQESNRLESAREAVRAGIEEHLTWLDEQIARLERQIRDHIDSDPDMRDKRQLLESIPGVGERTVAVLLAFYAHPERFGKARKAVAFAGLDPRQHESGSSVRGRTHLSKIGDVLVRKAHYMPAMVAAYKTRWGGLFRLRLASAGKHPKLIIGAMMRKLLQVAFGVLKSGKPFDPALHGA, from the coding sequence ATGGACACGGTTGTACTTGGTATCGATGTCTCAAAGAGCAAGCTGGACTGCGTGTTGCTCTATTCGCAAGGCAAGACGCGCCACAAGGTTGTTGGCAATAGCGTTGAGGGGCTTGCCATGCTTGAGCAGTGGCTCGACAAGCACGAAGTGGAGATGCTGCACGTGTGCATGGAAGCGACGGGCATCTATTGGGAGCTGGCGGCCGAAACGATGGCCAAACGCTCAGACTGCGTTGTCAGCGTCGTCAATCCTGCTCAGATCAAGGCCTTCGGTGCATCGCGTCTGGTTCGCACCAAGACCGATAAGGCCGACGCAGCGTTGATTGCCCGGTTCTGTACGGAGCGCCGTCCTGAGGCCTGGCAGCCACCAAGTGCTCAGGAGCAGGCTCTGCGCGCGATGGTGCTTCGGCTCGATGCCTTGCACGGCATGCGCACGCAGGAGAGCAATCGACTTGAGAGCGCTCGGGAAGCCGTTCGCGCAGGAATCGAAGAGCATCTGACGTGGCTGGACGAGCAGATCGCCCGGCTGGAGCGACAAATCCGCGATCACATCGATAGCGACCCTGATATGCGTGACAAGCGACAACTGCTCGAATCAATCCCTGGAGTCGGGGAGCGAACCGTCGCTGTGCTGCTGGCCTTCTATGCGCACCCCGAACGCTTCGGCAAAGCCCGCAAGGCCGTTGCTTTCGCAGGACTCGACCCACGACAGCACGAATCCGGTTCGAGCGTGCGAGGCCGAACGCATCTGTCGAAGATCGGTGATGTGTTGGTGCGCAAAGCGCACTACATGCCCGCCATGGTCGCTGCTTACAAAACCCGCTGGGGCGGCCTGTTCCGTCTAAGACTCGCCAGTGCGGGGAAGCATCCCAAACTCATCATCGGCGCAATGATGAGGAAGCTACTGCAGGTCGCCTTCGGCGTTCTCAAATCAGGAAAACCATTCGATCCGGCCCTTCATGGGGCTTGA
- a CDS encoding NACHT domain-containing protein has protein sequence MLKPQFKIKNIKFFPRKYFNTLQQCHFSTKKKPAQKASNRMLTEIIPLDLGDKWLKSLWAHIGRIRKKRHSELNSINNVILFSDPLELAEVYVEPCCQEVNPADRHDEDFFISKQPLFRKIEEFLKAKSFQQGNNQLFILSDAGMGKTSSLVMIKLLHLSPFWPKGYSCHLEKLGEDTINRISAIENRRKTLLLLDSLDEDITAYGRTHERLLEILEATKTFSKVIITCRTQFFPEHESDPLEALGRIKIGPFVCPSKYLSVFDDYQVDRYLENRFPKSFIYDKNKARRSKAKQIVSRMGSLRCRPMLLSFIGELVEADEKLKVWSEYSLYYSLVKNWLIREEAKTGIKSETLFLVCARLAFEMQAKKKVKISPPELDELTESFGEIEKLTRLDITGRSLLNRNSDGDYRFSHYSIQEFLVVHFILEVASIDENRKIYPTDFIKQLLEANTEKVNLRLKEELFSYENHIEPNGQRATTETSREFMDEKEILSLLSEFSDQLNEIDISAFGSDMDIPAYLRRILIKHSKRSEGTSYRPTNRTIANSYKQSTRARRTL, from the coding sequence ATGCTTAAACCACAATTCAAAATAAAAAATATAAAATTCTTTCCAAGAAAATACTTCAACACATTACAGCAATGTCATTTCAGCACCAAAAAAAAACCTGCACAAAAGGCCTCAAATCGAATGCTTACTGAAATAATCCCTCTTGATTTGGGAGACAAATGGCTTAAGTCTCTCTGGGCGCATATTGGCCGCATCCGAAAAAAAAGACATAGCGAGCTGAATTCAATAAACAACGTAATTCTATTTAGCGACCCACTAGAGCTGGCAGAAGTTTACGTCGAGCCCTGCTGCCAAGAAGTCAATCCAGCCGACCGTCACGATGAAGATTTTTTCATTTCAAAACAACCTCTTTTTAGAAAGATTGAGGAATTTTTAAAAGCAAAAAGCTTCCAACAAGGAAACAATCAATTATTCATACTATCTGACGCAGGGATGGGAAAAACATCATCGCTCGTTATGATAAAGCTTCTACATCTCTCTCCATTTTGGCCTAAAGGCTATTCTTGCCACCTCGAAAAGCTTGGCGAAGACACAATAAATAGAATTTCTGCAATTGAAAACAGAAGAAAAACTTTATTACTCCTTGACTCACTTGATGAGGACATTACTGCGTACGGCAGAACACACGAGAGGCTACTAGAAATACTCGAAGCCACAAAAACTTTTAGCAAGGTAATAATCACATGCCGAACACAATTCTTCCCCGAACACGAGTCAGACCCTCTTGAGGCACTAGGAAGAATAAAAATAGGCCCATTTGTCTGCCCATCCAAATACTTATCCGTCTTCGACGACTATCAAGTCGACAGATACCTAGAAAATAGATTTCCAAAATCTTTTATATACGACAAAAACAAGGCGCGCCGATCCAAAGCCAAGCAAATAGTCTCGAGAATGGGATCTCTTAGGTGCCGTCCAATGTTGTTGTCGTTCATCGGCGAACTTGTCGAAGCTGACGAGAAACTTAAAGTTTGGTCAGAATACTCTCTGTACTACTCTCTTGTTAAGAATTGGCTTATTCGAGAGGAAGCTAAAACCGGAATAAAATCAGAAACGTTATTTCTCGTCTGCGCTCGACTCGCGTTTGAGATGCAAGCCAAGAAGAAAGTAAAAATATCTCCTCCGGAGCTAGATGAGCTAACGGAAAGCTTTGGCGAAATCGAGAAATTAACCAGACTCGACATCACCGGGAGGTCGCTACTCAATCGAAACTCAGACGGTGATTATCGTTTTTCGCACTACAGCATTCAGGAATTCTTAGTAGTTCACTTTATTCTTGAAGTAGCATCGATAGATGAAAATAGAAAGATATATCCAACTGATTTTATCAAACAGCTCTTGGAAGCCAACACTGAAAAGGTAAACCTACGCCTAAAAGAGGAATTATTCAGTTACGAAAACCACATCGAGCCCAATGGACAGAGAGCAACAACAGAAACAAGCCGAGAGTTTATGGATGAAAAAGAGATACTTAGTCTGCTTTCAGAATTTTCGGATCAACTTAACGAAATTGACATCTCCGCATTTGGGTCGGACATGGACATTCCAGCGTACTTAAGAAGAATTTTGATAAAGCATTCAAAAAGATCAGAAGGAACCTCATACAGACCTACCAATCGAACTATCGCAAACTCGTACAAACAATCAACGCGCGCAAGGCGGACTCTGTAG
- a CDS encoding MAPEG family protein — protein MTPIAIIMVVLFALWTLLLLVMTVGIYRWGNIFRGKAQLTDYKADDVRGSDFYKRAMRAHANCVENLPVFIAVVFGAYATNSITHTVDTLSVIAVVARVLQSLVHVSMVQTNRVVLLRFLLFLAQLVCFAGIGGVVLMR, from the coding sequence ATGACGCCAATCGCCATCATCATGGTCGTACTCTTCGCCCTCTGGACCCTGCTCCTGCTTGTCATGACCGTGGGCATCTACCGCTGGGGAAACATCTTCAGAGGCAAGGCACAACTCACCGACTACAAGGCCGACGACGTTCGCGGCAGCGACTTCTACAAACGCGCCATGCGCGCTCATGCCAACTGTGTGGAAAACCTGCCGGTGTTTATCGCAGTGGTGTTTGGTGCGTATGCCACGAATTCGATCACGCATACGGTTGATACGTTGTCGGTCATCGCGGTGGTCGCGCGGGTGCTGCAGTCACTGGTTCATGTGTCGATGGTGCAGACGAACCGGGTTGTGTTGCTCAGATTTTTGCTGTTTCTGGCGCAGCTGGTTTGCTTCGCGGGGATCGGTGGTGTGGTATTGATGAGATAG
- a CDS encoding PEP-CTERM sorting domain-containing protein — protein sequence MLSIRHIALALGTILTLGAGAAQANGAVVDAYGDFLPTFTGPANGDLDVIAAAGFYDGAAQNFTFSTILADTVGTTPGALYVWGIDRGLGTERFVTGTPSIGAGVSFDSVLLVRLDGTGVFNDFIQGVVTPLDPSMIHLSSVTVSVEALPLSLFAPNAAGFVAPDQYTWNLWPRVGLGSNSQISDFAPDASNLAFQVTAVPEPESWALFLSGLAVTGFVARQRAREAR from the coding sequence ATGCTTTCGATCCGACATATCGCCCTCGCACTGGGCACTATCCTTACTCTGGGCGCGGGTGCCGCGCAGGCAAATGGCGCGGTGGTGGACGCCTATGGTGATTTTCTTCCCACGTTCACGGGCCCGGCCAATGGTGATCTGGACGTGATTGCGGCAGCCGGTTTCTACGACGGGGCGGCGCAAAACTTCACCTTCAGCACGATCCTGGCCGACACGGTCGGCACCACCCCGGGGGCGCTGTATGTGTGGGGCATCGACCGGGGCCTGGGCACCGAGCGCTTTGTGACCGGCACGCCGTCCATCGGCGCGGGGGTGAGCTTCGACTCGGTACTGCTGGTCCGGCTGGATGGCACCGGCGTGTTCAACGATTTCATCCAGGGGGTCGTCACGCCGCTCGATCCGTCGATGATTCACCTGAGCAGTGTCACCGTCTCGGTGGAGGCGTTGCCCCTGAGCCTGTTTGCGCCCAATGCCGCGGGATTCGTTGCCCCCGACCAATACACCTGGAACCTGTGGCCGCGTGTGGGGCTGGGCAGCAACAGCCAGATCTCGGACTTCGCCCCCGATGCGAGCAACCTGGCATTCCAGGTCACCGCGGTGCCAGAGCCGGAGAGTTGGGCGCTGTTTCTTTCCGGCCTTGCCGTGACCGGGTTCGTGGCGAGACAGCGCGCTCGCGAGGCCCGCTGA
- a CDS encoding helix-turn-helix domain-containing protein — MAWQYLLTALRLFNRRRQRPASRALPAGDLLRRLGLHDAPQHAAHGPHAPADARHSTTGRAPPAPRTPVSKTDAEATLRAQMIETLRRNQWQVKKSAEELGMSRATFYRKLDKLQIVPPNRRDGW; from the coding sequence ATGGCCTGGCAATATCTGCTAACTGCACTACGCCTGTTTAATCGCCGACGGCAACGCCCTGCGTCCCGAGCACTTCCCGCCGGAGATCTTCTCCGGCGCCTCGGACTGCATGACGCCCCCCAACATGCCGCCCATGGACCGCACGCCCCTGCAGATGCCCGCCATAGCACGACCGGCCGCGCCCCCCCGGCACCACGCACGCCGGTCTCCAAGACCGACGCCGAAGCCACCTTGCGCGCCCAGATGATCGAAACCCTGCGCCGCAACCAGTGGCAGGTGAAGAAGTCCGCCGAGGAACTTGGCATGTCGCGGGCGACCTTCTATCGCAAGCTGGACAAGCTGCAGATCGTGCCGCCGAACCGGAGGGACGGTTGGTAA
- a CDS encoding sigma-54-dependent Fis family transcriptional regulator, with protein MQSPQTVARHVGKVLEVVERKTQLGPDASSQRLMRSWQRSLNTHQVDPARVNTPRIVTSQELREHRDRLEAFMRISREGIDRLHAQVLPANYCVLMTDGAGITLDYRTVPSLEKEFREQGFRPGTCWSEDTEGTCGVGTSLIDGQPTLVHRDEHFRTHNIAFTCSSAPIFGMEDSPIAILDASALHSPTGRDSQALVFRMVIERAQQIENAFAYYTLRPYWVLQCGRLAEYLSVQTDYLIGFDENGRIMGGNRRAKLELFTRDGTPPEFIHDLFECTAHDILATAHGRPGQAFPLRIQGSGERLFANLHSPALRKRTSIRPEPEMVRQELAKREPKEHLRGFSHLAIEDVRLRDNVERALKIANRDIPAMLLGETGTGKEAFSRAIHDYSERRDKPFVALNCAAIPENLIESELFGYRDGAFTGARNKGARGKILQADGGTLFLDEIGDMPLQLQCRLLRVLAEGEVLPLGAETPIPVNLHIICATHQNLPELVREGRFREDLYYRLNAAVFMLPPLRERTDIGQVIDKVLRDESAAMGREGQELDSEVRRALEQYEWPGNIRQLRHAMRYACAIADGNALRPEHFPPEIFSAASDCMTPPNMPPMDRTPLQMPAMARPAAPSAPRTPVSMTDAEATLRAQMIETLRRNQWQVKKSAEELGMSRATFYRKLDKLQIVPPNRRDGW; from the coding sequence ATGCAATCACCACAGACAGTCGCAAGACATGTCGGCAAGGTGCTGGAAGTCGTCGAGCGCAAGACACAGCTCGGCCCCGACGCCAGCTCACAGCGGCTCATGCGCTCCTGGCAGCGTTCGCTCAACACCCACCAGGTCGATCCGGCACGAGTCAATACGCCCCGTATCGTCACCTCGCAGGAATTGCGCGAGCACCGCGACCGCCTGGAAGCCTTCATGCGCATCTCCCGTGAAGGCATCGACCGCCTGCACGCCCAGGTGCTGCCCGCCAACTACTGTGTACTCATGACCGACGGCGCCGGCATCACCCTCGACTACCGCACCGTGCCGAGTCTGGAAAAGGAATTCCGCGAACAGGGCTTTCGCCCCGGCACCTGCTGGTCGGAAGATACCGAGGGCACCTGCGGCGTGGGCACCAGCCTGATCGACGGCCAGCCCACCCTGGTGCACCGGGACGAACACTTCCGCACCCACAACATCGCCTTCACCTGCAGCTCGGCCCCCATCTTCGGCATGGAGGACTCGCCCATCGCCATCCTCGACGCCTCGGCGCTGCACTCCCCCACCGGCCGCGACAGTCAGGCGCTGGTGTTCCGCATGGTGATCGAGCGGGCGCAACAGATCGAGAATGCCTTTGCCTATTACACCCTGCGCCCCTACTGGGTGCTGCAGTGTGGTCGCCTGGCCGAATACCTGAGCGTGCAGACCGACTACCTCATCGGTTTCGACGAGAACGGACGCATCATGGGCGGCAACCGGCGCGCCAAGCTCGAGCTGTTCACCCGCGACGGCACGCCCCCGGAGTTCATTCACGACCTGTTCGAGTGCACCGCCCACGACATCCTTGCCACCGCCCACGGTCGTCCGGGTCAGGCCTTCCCGCTGCGCATCCAGGGCTCGGGTGAGCGCCTGTTCGCCAACCTGCATTCCCCGGCGCTGCGCAAGCGCACCTCCATCCGCCCCGAACCGGAAATGGTGCGGCAGGAACTGGCCAAACGCGAACCGAAAGAACACCTGCGCGGCTTCAGCCACCTGGCCATCGAAGACGTGCGCCTGCGCGACAACGTGGAGCGCGCCCTCAAGATTGCCAACCGCGACATCCCCGCCATGCTGCTGGGCGAAACCGGCACCGGCAAGGAAGCCTTCTCCCGCGCCATCCACGACTACTCCGAGCGGCGCGACAAACCCTTCGTGGCCCTCAACTGCGCGGCCATTCCGGAAAACCTGATCGAGAGCGAACTGTTCGGCTACCGGGACGGCGCCTTCACTGGCGCGCGCAACAAGGGCGCCCGCGGCAAGATCCTGCAGGCCGACGGCGGCACCCTCTTCCTGGACGAAATCGGCGACATGCCGCTGCAGCTGCAGTGCCGCTTGCTGCGCGTGCTGGCCGAAGGCGAAGTGCTGCCTCTGGGCGCCGAGACCCCCATCCCGGTGAACCTGCACATCATCTGCGCCACTCACCAGAACCTGCCCGAGCTGGTGCGCGAAGGCCGCTTCCGCGAGGACCTTTACTACCGCCTCAACGCTGCCGTCTTCATGCTCCCGCCCCTGCGCGAGCGCACCGACATCGGCCAGGTCATCGACAAGGTCCTGCGCGACGAATCGGCCGCCATGGGACGCGAGGGGCAGGAGCTGGACAGCGAAGTGCGCCGCGCGCTGGAGCAGTACGAATGGCCGGGCAACATCCGCCAGCTGCGCCACGCCATGCGCTACGCCTGTGCCATCGCCGACGGCAACGCCCTACGCCCCGAGCACTTCCCGCCGGAGATCTTCTCCGCCGCCTCGGACTGCATGACGCCCCCCAACATGCCGCCCATGGACCGCACACCCCTGCAGATGCCCGCCATGGCACGACCGGCCGCGCCCTCGGCACCACGCACGCCGGTCTCCATGACCGACGCCGAAGCCACCCTGCGCGCCCAGATGATCGAAACCCTGCGCCGCAACCAGTGGCAGGTGAAGAAGTCCGCCGAAGAACTGGGTATGTCGCGGGCGACCTTCTATCGCAAGCTGGACAAGCTGCAGATCGTGCCGCCGAATCGAAGAGATGGTTGGTAA
- a CDS encoding ATP-NAD kinase family protein: protein MPHIAQPAITVGIIANPASGRDIRRLTAKASVFPTAEKANMVQRVLGPLGRLGVDRVLMMPDKTGIAAGVIRALRTHHATHLPPWPQVDFLDMPITETQEDTVVAARMLVEAGAQLVVVLGGDGTHRLVAAAAPELPMATLSSGTNNVFPDLREATVTGLAAAMYLTGRVSREKALKPNKRLVVRYGEREEIALVDLCVTRHQHIGARAVWEADTITELFVTFAEADAIGLSAIAAAVATVPREGDQGLRVVCGPTGQPVLAPIAPGVLAELGVTRAEALVPGTEYRIEPLMGSVALDGEREIELDGRTPAFVRIDTRGPLTLDVPATLAAAREASMPSSIFQVAASPDSRRLASGRSDQ, encoded by the coding sequence GTGCCCCACATCGCTCAACCTGCCATCACTGTCGGCATCATCGCCAACCCGGCTTCCGGGCGCGACATTCGCCGGCTGACCGCCAAGGCCTCGGTGTTCCCGACCGCCGAGAAGGCGAACATGGTCCAGCGCGTTCTGGGTCCGCTCGGTCGGCTCGGCGTTGATCGCGTGCTCATGATGCCGGACAAGACCGGTATCGCTGCCGGGGTGATCCGCGCCCTGCGCACCCACCACGCCACCCATCTGCCGCCCTGGCCGCAGGTGGACTTTCTCGACATGCCGATCACCGAAACGCAGGAAGACACGGTGGTGGCGGCGCGCATGCTGGTCGAGGCCGGCGCACAGCTGGTGGTGGTGCTCGGCGGTGACGGCACCCATCGGCTGGTGGCCGCTGCCGCGCCCGAGCTGCCCATGGCAACGCTCTCGAGCGGCACCAATAACGTGTTCCCCGATCTTCGCGAAGCGACGGTGACCGGACTGGCGGCGGCCATGTATCTGACCGGGCGCGTGTCGCGAGAAAAAGCGCTCAAACCGAACAAGCGGCTGGTGGTGCGCTATGGCGAGCGTGAAGAGATCGCGCTGGTGGACCTGTGCGTGACCCGTCACCAGCACATTGGCGCTCGCGCCGTGTGGGAGGCCGACACCATCACCGAGCTGTTCGTCACCTTTGCCGAGGCGGACGCCATCGGCCTGTCGGCCATCGCGGCGGCAGTGGCTACCGTGCCGCGCGAGGGCGATCAGGGCTTGCGGGTGGTCTGCGGGCCGACGGGGCAGCCAGTCCTGGCGCCCATCGCCCCCGGGGTGCTGGCCGAGCTGGGCGTGACCCGCGCCGAGGCGCTGGTGCCCGGCACCGAATATCGCATCGAGCCCCTGATGGGCAGCGTGGCCCTCGATGGCGAGCGCGAGATCGAGCTCGATGGCCGCACGCCGGCCTTTGTGCGCATCGACACCCGCGGGCCGCTCACGCTGGACGTGCCGGCAACCCTGGCCGCGGCCCGGGAGGCATCGATGCCTTCATCCATTTTCCAAGTTGCAGCGTCGCCCGATTCGCGGCGGCTCGCATCCGGTCGATCCGACCAATAA
- a CDS encoding thiamine pyrophosphate-dependent dehydrogenase E1 component subunit alpha, with translation MTSTLNREGLLEAYRTMRTIREFEERVHNDFATGEIPGFVHLYAGEEASATGVMAHLNGDDYIASTHRGHGHCIAKGVDPVGMMAEIWGKATGTCKGKGGSMHIADLEVGMLGANGIVGGGGPLICGTALASKLRGDRTVGVCFFGDGASNQGTIFEAMNLATVWNLPAIFVAENNGYAEATSSTFSVAVDNIADRASAFGMPGVIVDGFDFFAVHEAAGEAIERARNGGGPTLLEVKLSRYYGHFEGDQQTYRAPGEVQKLRETKDCLMQFRKRVTANGEITNEQLDAIDAEVLKMIDDSVIKAKSDPKPDASQLMTDVYVSY, from the coding sequence GTGACCAGCACGCTCAATCGTGAAGGCCTGCTCGAGGCCTACCGGACGATGCGCACCATCCGCGAATTCGAGGAACGGGTGCACAACGACTTTGCCACCGGCGAGATCCCGGGCTTCGTTCACCTGTATGCCGGCGAAGAGGCTTCGGCCACCGGCGTCATGGCCCACCTGAACGGCGACGACTACATCGCCAGTACCCATCGCGGCCATGGCCATTGCATTGCCAAGGGCGTCGATCCGGTCGGCATGATGGCCGAGATCTGGGGCAAGGCCACCGGCACCTGCAAGGGCAAGGGCGGCTCCATGCACATTGCCGATCTGGAAGTGGGCATGCTCGGCGCCAACGGCATCGTCGGTGGCGGCGGCCCGCTCATCTGCGGCACCGCGCTGGCCTCCAAACTGCGTGGCGACAGGACCGTGGGTGTGTGCTTCTTCGGTGACGGCGCTTCCAACCAGGGCACCATCTTCGAGGCCATGAACCTGGCCACGGTGTGGAATCTGCCGGCCATCTTCGTGGCCGAGAACAATGGTTACGCCGAGGCCACGTCCTCCACCTTCTCCGTGGCGGTGGACAACATCGCTGACCGCGCCTCCGCCTTCGGCATGCCTGGCGTGATCGTCGACGGCTTCGATTTCTTCGCCGTGCATGAAGCGGCAGGCGAGGCCATCGAGCGCGCCCGCAATGGTGGCGGCCCGACCCTGCTGGAAGTGAAGCTGTCGCGCTACTACGGCCACTTCGAGGGTGACCAGCAGACCTATCGCGCGCCCGGCGAGGTGCAGAAGCTGCGCGAAACCAAGGACTGCCTGATGCAGTTCCGCAAGCGCGTGACCGCCAACGGTGAAATCACCAACGAACAGCTCGATGCCATCGACGCCGAGGTGCTGAAGATGATCGACGACTCGGTGATCAAGGCCAAGTCGGATCCCAAGCCTGATGCATCCCAACTGATGACCGACGTGTACGTGAGCTACTAA
- a CDS encoding alpha-ketoacid dehydrogenase subunit beta, with product MARKISYQQAINEALDQEMSRDQTVIVMGEDNAGGAGSPGEEDSWGGVLGVTKGLFHKHPGRVLDTPISESGFIGAAVGAACNGMRPVAELMFVDFLGVCFDQIFNQAAKFKYMFGGKAETPVVIRTMYGAGFRAAAQHSQCLYNIFTHIPGLKVVVPSNPYDAKGLLIQSIRDNDPVIFMEHKVLYTMEGDVPEESYAIPFGEANVLREGNDVTIVAIGRMVNLAMEAAGNLQKQGIQCEVIDPRTTSPLDEDTILESVENTGRLVVVDESNPRCSMASDIAGIVAQKAFGALKAPIEQVTAPHVPVPFSDALEDIYVPSVAQIEAAAKRVKEYK from the coding sequence ATGGCAAGAAAGATCAGTTACCAGCAGGCCATCAACGAGGCACTGGATCAGGAAATGAGCCGCGATCAGACCGTGATCGTGATGGGTGAGGACAATGCCGGCGGCGCCGGATCGCCGGGCGAGGAAGACTCCTGGGGCGGTGTGCTGGGCGTGACCAAGGGGCTGTTCCACAAGCACCCGGGCCGCGTGCTCGACACCCCGATCTCGGAGTCGGGCTTCATTGGTGCCGCGGTGGGCGCCGCCTGCAACGGCATGCGTCCGGTGGCCGAACTCATGTTCGTGGATTTTCTCGGCGTGTGTTTCGACCAGATCTTCAACCAGGCGGCCAAATTCAAGTACATGTTCGGTGGCAAGGCGGAAACGCCGGTGGTGATCCGTACCATGTACGGTGCGGGCTTCCGCGCAGCGGCCCAGCACTCCCAGTGCCTGTACAACATCTTCACCCACATCCCGGGTCTGAAGGTGGTGGTGCCGTCCAACCCGTATGACGCCAAGGGCCTGCTGATCCAGTCGATCCGCGACAACGACCCGGTCATCTTCATGGAGCACAAGGTGCTCTACACCATGGAAGGCGACGTGCCCGAAGAGAGCTACGCCATCCCCTTCGGTGAAGCCAACGTGCTGCGCGAAGGTAACGACGTGACCATCGTGGCCATCGGCCGCATGGTGAATCTGGCCATGGAAGCGGCCGGCAACCTGCAGAAGCAGGGCATCCAGTGCGAAGTGATCGACCCGCGCACCACCTCGCCGCTGGACGAGGACACCATCCTCGAGAGCGTCGAGAACACCGGTCGTCTGGTGGTCGTCGATGAGTCCAACCCCCGTTGCAGCATGGCCAGCGACATCGCCGGCATTGTTGCCCAGAAGGCCTTCGGTGCCCTGAAGGCGCCGATCGAGCAAGTGACCGCGCCCCACGTACCGGTGCCGTTCAGCGACGCGCTGGAAGACATCTACGTGCCGAGTGTGGCCCAGATCGAAGCGGCCGCCAAGCGAGTCAAGGAGTACAAGTAA